TGCTGATAGCTGACTATATCTTGGCACATATTTAGAAACCTAACTTGGCTTTTGCCAAACGGCATCACTGGAAGAGCGGGTGCGATTTTCATCTATCAAAAGAGGGACAAGTATACTACACAGCAGTCAGTTTTGCGTTATTTTATGGCTATAAAACACTTGTATGCCAAAAGTATTTGATTATAGGTATCTTCAGAGCATTGTTTAGGTATTTTGATACTACTGAATGAGTAGTGTTGATATTAAGCCTAGATTCTTGGGTAAATTATACGATAACAATGTGAGTCTTTATGGACTGAAACATGTTACGCAAGTCCAGCCACCGTAAACTTGGCACTCAATGCTGGCTGAAGTAGAAATAAGTTGGAAGAAAACTTATGGCAATCACACAACAATGTGACCTCAGTTCATATTGTCATTGGGAGTTTTCTGAGCTATATTGATAGATGTAACAATAACTGGTTGATTATTTGCTTAGATGACACGACTAAGATTAGGTCGCACAGATGTAGATGGATTCATTCTTCACCTACCCTGTAAAGTCTTGAGctgaaattttgtttatttctcaAAATCAGCTCATTTTATCGAATCATATTCTCCGATGTTTAGTTTTTCTTACTATTACTTCGGCTCCtttgttattcattttactgTGTTGTGTTAACTTCGActaatttatattaattatgGCCAACTGAAGACTATGCATTCAACAAATGATATATAAACACTTACCTCTAAAGTTAGCTGTAATTTTTCGCCGGGTTTTAAAAATCCATTAAGGGCATTCCGTAATTCATTTTCTGATGTTTTATCTAGAGGTTTCGCAGTTCGTACAGTACAGCTAACTTCACCTCGATAGGCAGTCATAATTTGTTCAAATTTGTCAATAACTGAATTAATTTTAGATAAACGACCATTTTCAGCAAGTATAACTGGTTAAAAATAAGAGAATAAGCAAACCACATAGTGAATCAAAACGAAGAGCGGTAAACCCTCTAATAATCTAAAAACACACATCAATAACATACTATAAACTGTAGTATATTATTGACCACTGATTAGTGATCACTATCATGTTTGTCCAGTCTTTAAagttgatcgaattctatcaacAAAGCTACAATATtgtcactagtctaagtgactagACATCTCCCGTGAAATGCCTTGATCTTAGGTGGTCATCAATATTAAACCTCAGACCTAGGTCTCacactatttatttaaacacaaacattggtacaaggggcatcaaatagatatgcgccacataaatgattcgatttgtgtgagggttgggatactacccgggtgcccaaaccgaagcaggtggttttcttagggggccacacccggagccttcggtctgaaggtctgatccacaaggcagtggaacatcgtgaggagatgcagtcccatggtagccgctgaccaacaataggttcatacgccatttgttccctcgggatactagagcccatgtgcaccattggtttggaatcaggattttccaactcccctaggtggactctccgtgtctcAAACTGGTTGGGACTCATTAACAAGACGCATTTGGGATCTTGAAATAACTGGTACTACCTGTAAGCATAATCACCGTAAGAGTATTTCCCTTGTAATCTTACGCTTTCCCAACACTATTTGTTAAAAACAAACCACACTTCAGAAGTGGATGACATGAATGATTTTTCCCGacgataaataataataaccaagATACATCAAAATTATCCTGTAAAGTGTCCCTAATTGCGATGGTATTTTCAAGATTACAGATTTGCCTTCTCtttttatgaaatttctttaTATAATTTCGTGTTTGTGACATCTTTCAAGAAGGTTTAAGCTGATTGCTTTGATGTAATGGTGATAGGTGTGTTGTTTTTCTAAACCAAAAAGATTAGTGATCCATATGTTTAAATAGAGTTCGTTGATTCAGAGAAATTATCTAAATAGGTTAGAAAACTTTGATTTTGAGCCCATGGTCAATATGAGTTTTAAGTTCTTAAAGGAAATAACAACTTACAAATCTAACATGAAAATGCACAAATTGATTTTGCTTAACTGTTTTATGTACTACATACTTTTAAGTATAAAAGCTTAAAGGGTCTTTGTGAagaagtcagtcagctacaacgtaggaacaGGCATATATAcacatcagtccaagttgccatacctcattaacacaacaagatggacaccggattcataaaagtagttaattcagaggtggtaatatataaaagaaagattgcatgtaaggacatagtacaggaagaaagatatgaagcgattttaatctcatagtttaaaggaagacagagagtgtatacacctacgccattgtgaccgattctcagccatgtcaccaagagtctccaaccattggttatgatagtcacgcggaccccaaccaagtagtctgcatctacaaacatggctcagactagaagttagtgtcttcaagcactgatgccacgttttggtttggccgtcccttactttcttccaaccatctccaacaccggttagcattgcacgtcgtggtaatcggtgttcaagcatacgtaacacgtggcccaaccatctcagtcgatgaagattcacaacctcatcaactgatttaccatcattccctaataccctgcgtttaacctcactattacttacccggtgatcccagcagatgcgagcaatatttttaatgcatctgtggtcaaatactagtagctttcGAGTGTTTGTGAAGAAAATAAACTATTATCACAATTATCTTTAGAAAAATCAAAAATTAAATTACCAAATAAATTTTTCGTAGCTTCATTCACTTTTAATTTGTTTAGTGCTTGATCAATTCCATTAATTTTAGTTAATCTTTGTAAACTTGGATCAAGACAAAATTCATGTAATTTCACATCATTTTTAAGTGTATTCTTAATTAATTGAATATCTTTCTCAATTTTATCTAATGCTTTCTGTTTTGTAGCAGCTGAGTATAAAGCAGAAGCATAACGTCCTTCTAAACCGAACACTTGAATAGGAGGCTAATAGTGATTGTGTTATAAAAAAAAATTGGTAGaacaaaaaaaagaacagaAGAAACGTATAGttgattgaaaaaaaacaaagaaaatctGATTTCTCATCAGGTACTCtactacaattataaatccaaattaataatccataaaattggctagatttaaggcagagtataTCATTTGGACCTGACCGTTGTTGCtgccttgacgtggtggtcgggcttgcctatcgtgatgaagcaaccgagctatactggctggaacaaccgttcctcaaggccctatcatgtcagacaggtcggttgaagagcggtaagactaaaagcaacaaacctaggGTTCGAAGGATTAACACACCCACTAACACAAGAGATCGCTAAGTTTTCATTTTGCTGCCGATAAATGGATGATACATTTATCATTTGCAACAACCAGACGGACATCCTAGAAACACTCGAGCCTTTCAATACAGTTCACCCGTCCATAAAATTCACATGGGAGAAGGAAAATGGGGTTAGAATAGCCTTTCTAGATGTTCTACTTACAAGGAGGAAGGACGGGTCAATATACAAACTTTCTTAGTTTTGTCCCTCTACAACACAAAAGGAACCTTGTCAAGACACTGTATCATAAAATCAAGACTATATGCTCTGTGGATACGATTGAGGATGAAAAAGTCATTATACATAACCCTGAAGGAAAAGGGATATCccgagaaatttataaataaaaacatagccAATAAAAGACAGCATAGAGAATGCCCAACTGTAAATAAAAAGCTTCtgtatatacgcttacaattcagaggcgaCGCACCGAGTGAAATGCTAAGACTCAACATCATGTGTACTATATAATATGTAAGCGAGAATGATCATAATCGGTTGTTTGCTTAATCAGacttgtagatagtctgacaggcgtTATATGAGTTATCTTCTCccatccttattattattgtaatggTTGACggattgttgttggattgtgtcggctTGTTGtcggtttttggtgtggaaatatatttacattctagtcaggctaatcgCATGTTTTTGATCTGAGTCGTGTtaaagtcctgtagaatagacactgggagggaatctagtgtagatattcgtctaaggcaaattaacgtcccatttGTAAAGACGAAGAAAAACCTAGCGTTATAGTAGTGGTTAGAACGGATCTACGCTTATATATTCAGTTAAAGTGGATCTTGTAACAATAAACCGGATGATCTGAAATATTTATTACAACAGCAAAATGCTCTCATCAAATTATTGGTCAGGAATATGTCAGTATCCCTAAGAAGCCAGGTATCTAATTCTACTATGACTTCGGATTCTATTGCTAATTCAACAAATGAATTTAGATTTAATCCAGAAAGTAGAATTACTTTTGTGGCGTGGTTTAAGCGCCATGAGGATCTGTTTATGAAGAATTACAAAGAGTGAGATAAAGGTTCGAAACAAAGATTATTACTACGGAAGCTCGGAGTGTATGAACATGAAAAGTTCTGTAATTTTactcttccaaagaagccaatcgACATAACCTTTAGAGAAACAGTATATTTGGCGAAAGATCATTAATTTTTCACACTAAATATTAGTGTCTCCAGCTTGTAAAAAACCACATAACGATTATGTGACGTATGAAAGCATCGTGAACCGGGAATGTGAGCGGTTCCGGTTACAAGAAGTGTCCTCAGGTCAGTTTAAATGTCTTATTTTTGTCTGTGGGTTACAATCTGCAGCAGATGCAGAGATCAGGACACAGATTTTAGCGAGGACCGAACAAGATCCCAATATCTGTCTGCAGTCAGTATCTGAAGAATGTCAGAGAATGGTGTATCGGTTTGATGTcttgtgtcaaggagatgtcttgagATGGCGTTGCTCAATGCTTTTAATCCGTTTGACTTTAGATTTTTCGGAATATGTCCTTTGAATCGAACGTAGGGTCTCCTTTCTGTTCAACTAATGTAACTGATTTGGCAGACATGTAAACTTGTATACACAGTCAGTGATACCATTAAAGGGATACCTACTGACCTCTGATTGTAttaaagaacatgttgttttggacaggacaatcagtttagctgcaggataagttctcgtcaatgcagtttttagtctcatgtTGAGTGACCCTGTGACATCACCTTTGAatttaagttgaataaaaatgggttttttatttactgtagttttttttggttttttatcctcacgttttccatatttctcaataagtTTCAGTGGATATCCGTTACtctttaaacattttaaacattCATTACTTCCTCTTCGAGTGTACCGGCAGTACATATTCGTTCTGTTCTGTGAAAGTGTTTTAACAAGTGCCTTTTAGTAAATGATcggacaaaagctattgaaattgGGATAAATTCCATTTCATGTGTCTTTCCTATAAACTGAACATTGAACTGTGTCATCTTTCCTTCGTTTTGTTGGGatatcgagaaaatggaactttttttcattttcatgttCCATGGTAAACTGGATATTTGAATGGGCTTCGTTGAAAAGTTTTAACAGATTTGTTGCATGTTGCTGATTATTACATAcgatgaaggtatcatcaacatacctcgaataacacatcatttcatcaatcgTTCCTTTGAGATTGGTTCTTTTGAGAGTAGCCATGAAAATATCTGCTAGGATATGACCTAACGAACTTCCCATTGCTACACCATTAGTTTGTCGGTATATGATATCGTTGAACTGGAAATGAACATCTTGTGTACACATGATTAACAGTCGTTTGAATCCTGATGCTGGTAGAGGTAGGATGTCAGAATGATAGGAAATCACGtctatggtttcaagaagtgATATGTTGATGATATCTTCAtcgtatgtaataatcaacaacatgcaacaaatTTGCTAAAACTTTTCAACGAAGCCCGTCCAAATATCCAGCTTACTATGGAACTGTCTGTCTGAGTTAACGGACGTATGAAACATCAGTATCTGGAAACCATTCTCGTACTTTGTTTTTTTACTCACTAATGCAAATTAAGTCGATGAATATGTACGAGGTTAAGAGGGATATATATAGCACAAATTAGTTTATTCACGTAGAAATAACTAATTGAAATGTCCACCACCGTATTACAAACGTGCAGATTGACGGGGAATTGCTGAAATTTttccaaaataaataaaacttatttctAGACGAACTTTGAAAGTGAGTTTCTTATTGTTTTAGTATGAAAACGGTTGTCAACAGACTACTTCGTTTTTGCTCAAAATATATCGCGCATATGACTACATATATACGTAAATCCATCCCCAATGAAGACATAATAAATcattatacaaataaaaactTTTCTTTCAAAAAACCAAACACAATATGCTTGGAACGTACCTGTATAAGTGCCAGCACCGGAGTAGAAGTACTTAGACGTCGAACCTATAATTTATACCAGTGTGaaagtttttcattattatgtacatatatatttaacgTTTGACTAAAAAAGACCAGTAACGCATATCACTTAAGAGGGAAGAGTAGACTAGATAACAAACAAAAGTAGACAACTATGCAAACAAATTACAAGGGCGTGGTCAGACTGCAAACATGTAATTATGTGATACTAAGAAGCAAGAAATCAAAAAGCAAACGTGACTAAACTGGATCAAAAACTATGTAACTGAAAATATTGATTACTCAGTGGTTTACAGTTACGAAAATACCTACCAAATCCTTTATGGGTTTAGGGAGAAGCTACTCTTCTAGTCATCTGAACTGAGATAAGTGAGTAGGTAGGTACCAAAAGTACTTATGGATAGTTGATATGATCCTTCCACAAGTTGACGAAAGTTCTTGATAGTACAATACACTGACAATCAACAAGTATGCTGTTGAGAAGTTTAGTGTTTTTCGACTACCTAGAAATTCGTGAAAGCTTACCATTACATTTTTAATCATTTGTGGAGTTAAACCAGCTATCAAATTAGACAAATGGACTTTAAGTGCATTCTTCAGAAAAACACGGTGTATCTGAGATTCGATCAGATACGATTTTGGTTAGTGAATCCAGTACAAACTGACCTAGTGACAAGGTTAGAGGCTTTAGGATTTATTTTAACCTAATGTTTTAAGGAAAGACATGTTATTCCGTTAATTTCGGTTATCAACATAGTCTAAGGATATAAATGTGAAAATATTGAACTGGTATTGTTTAGTAAAATTTACGACATATCATATCAGGACAGAGAGAGAAAATTAAGGGGAAAAGTAAATGAGTGAAACTACAAACAATAAAAAACCA
This genomic stretch from Schistosoma haematobium chromosome 5, whole genome shotgun sequence harbors:
- the ATP5O gene encoding ATP synthase subunit O, mitochondrial (EggNog:ENOG410VC7Y~COG:C~BUSCO:EOG091G0L4M); protein product: MFGVLVRRLSTSTPVLALIQPPIQVFGLEGRYASALYSAATKQKALDKIEKDIQLIKNTLKNDVKLHEFCLDPSLQRLTKINGIDQALNKLKVNEATKNLFVILAENGRLSKINSVIDKFEQIMTAYRGEVSCTVRTAKPLDKTSENELRNALNGFLKPGEKLQLTLEIDPSIIGGMVVSIGDRFVDMSIARKIRSLRGIMEQPI